A genomic region of Enterococcus sp. 12C11_DIV0727 contains the following coding sequences:
- a CDS encoding T7SS effector LXG polymorphic toxin, which produces MKIMYEELSDVKSSIRSERLNAVGSFNSVTSSIDGLAGNRNLLGGGWVSTVRHLQAYQEIDKALFNVYYEMDNSLNSYLTDFVGEVGKTDEVLDTDDLGGLLRDLQTAQNEYTNLMSDLAKSMKNVPVLGDFFKQQSIDPIKEDIEILQKYQAFESSHASQYSELSSLINDVNTGLAQLGNPANFLNPRDGYRIVDYGNQQWFKNLKGYNDSQPKSRVETVTELDDAGNVVYVVYTNGVKDEKLTAQLTEAMKESWLDRSIDAIAQFLDIVGNVVKTTLGVVTTITGIIGTIGGCAVVTLATGGVGILVDGVIVTEGIIVTTAGVALTVDGINGLTTSNFAGKDSTTNQINKQIDSGKAPKGVKRADKGFSDVEDAQDHIHFDDSRWTLNRDGSWGHNSSGQPPKLTKKILKWLQDIGWKLP; this is translated from the coding sequence ATGAAAATAATGTATGAGGAACTAAGTGATGTAAAAAGTAGTATTCGTTCGGAACGTTTAAATGCTGTGGGTAGTTTTAATTCTGTAACAAGTTCAATAGATGGATTAGCTGGGAATAGAAATTTATTAGGTGGTGGCTGGGTTTCAACTGTGAGACATCTCCAAGCATACCAAGAGATAGACAAAGCACTATTCAATGTTTATTATGAGATGGACAACAGTTTAAATAGCTATTTAACAGATTTTGTTGGTGAAGTTGGCAAGACAGATGAAGTATTAGACACAGATGATTTAGGAGGATTGCTTAGAGATTTACAAACGGCTCAAAACGAATATACTAATTTAATGAGTGATTTGGCTAAGTCGATGAAAAACGTTCCTGTATTAGGTGATTTTTTTAAACAACAGAGCATTGATCCTATTAAAGAAGATATTGAGATTTTACAGAAATATCAAGCTTTTGAATCTAGTCATGCCTCTCAGTATTCGGAATTATCTAGTTTGATCAATGATGTAAACACAGGATTGGCACAACTAGGCAATCCAGCAAATTTTCTTAATCCAAGAGACGGGTATAGAATTGTTGACTATGGTAATCAACAATGGTTTAAAAATTTAAAAGGATATAATGATAGCCAACCAAAAAGTCGTGTTGAAACGGTGACAGAATTAGATGATGCTGGAAATGTTGTCTATGTTGTTTATACAAATGGTGTAAAAGATGAGAAACTAACAGCACAACTAACAGAAGCAATGAAAGAAAGTTGGCTTGATCGAAGCATAGATGCGATTGCCCAATTTTTGGATATTGTAGGAAATGTTGTGAAGACAACTTTAGGTGTGGTGACAACAATTACGGGTATTATTGGGACGATTGGTGGTTGTGCCGTTGTAACATTAGCGACGGGCGGTGTAGGAATACTTGTTGATGGTGTGATAGTGACGGAAGGAATAATAGTAACAACAGCTGGTGTTGCTCTAACTGTTGATGGAATTAATGGCTTAACAACGAGTAATTTTGCTGGAAAAGACAGCACAACTAATCAAATAAATAAGCAAATAGACTCTGGGAAAGCGCCAAAAGGGGTAAAAAGAGCTGATAAAGGATTTAGTGATGTAGAGGATGCGCAAGACCATATTCATTTCGATGATTCTAGGTGGACTTTAAACAGAGATGGTTCATGGGGACATAATTCTAGCGGACAGCCACCAAAATTGACTAAAAAAATATTAAAATGGTTACAAGATATAGGTTGGAAACTTCCATAA
- a CDS encoding helix-turn-helix transcriptional regulator — protein MIKKKQTDFESSIHVHRAMKRITQQELADNVGVSRQTIIQLERNRYNPSLLLAHNIAKYFRVSIEDIFTFKDLN, from the coding sequence ATGATTAAAAAGAAACAAACCGATTTTGAAAGTTCGATTCATGTTCACAGAGCAATGAAAAGAATAACACAACAAGAACTCGCTGATAATGTAGGTGTCTCCAGACAAACAATCATTCAACTAGAAAGAAATCGTTACAACCCGTCCTTACTACTTGCACATAATATCGCAAAATATTTTCGTGTTTCTATTGAAGATATTTTTACCTTTAAAGACTTAAATTGA
- a CDS encoding helix-turn-helix transcriptional regulator, which produces MGKEKEEVKVEILINNLLAERNMSLRELARLSGIEPSNLSNLANGKRERIYLEHIERIADALEIDEISKIMRLKYK; this is translated from the coding sequence ATGGGCAAAGAGAAAGAAGAAGTAAAAGTTGAAATATTGATAAATAATTTATTAGCAGAAAGAAATATGTCATTAAGGGAGTTAGCAAGATTATCAGGAATAGAACCTTCAAATTTAAGTAATCTTGCAAATGGTAAACGAGAGCGAATTTATTTGGAGCATATAGAACGGATTGCAGATGCTTTGGAAATTGATGAAATATCGAAGATTATGAGATTGAAGTATAAATAA